The genomic window tttcattttgcatatttttgaaatattttcaaagaGGCAAAATTCTGAGTAAATTTCAATATCAATCTGTAACTTCTGTGCAGTCAAAAATGCGGTGAAGCTTAACAAAATTTTCAACGTaaatgttatgatattttaatttgttgataGTCATTAATATGTATGCATTTTACAGGTACATAATAGCATTGaaattacttttgtttttgctaaaaactgaatattttaaatgaattatttgtatattgcCAGCGACGGTGTTCTGGTATTTTTGAAATACTGCACTTTCTGTAGGGTGTATTCTTCATAACTGACTCAACGGTCACACtgaacacaacaaaaaaaaataagtgttTAGTCATTTACAAACCCATTTGTTTCTCGAAGTTTTCCAAATAACAGCCATATATAGGATCTGCCCCAACACATCTGCTTAGTGTAAAGGAAAAGAGTAACCGGAGAAGTACAATCATGGAATTCCCACACCTAGGACAGCACTGCAGCGAGGCAACCTGCAACAGATTGGGTAAGATCAGATACCATACGCCAACCAGGAAGCAGAAGCTAATTGAATTAAGTTTCATCCACGTCCAGATTTTCTGCCCGTTAAGTGCGACTCGTGCGACAAGGTCTTCTGCGCCTCGCACTACAGCTACGACCGTCACAGCTGCCCAGGAGCCTACAAGAAGAACGTGCAGGTGCCCGTCTGCCCACTGTGTCGGGAGCCCGTGCCCACGCCACCTGGAGTGGAGCCCGATGTGACAGTGGGCCAGCACATTGACCAGCAGTGCAAGTCGGAGAGCAAGAAGATCTACACCAATCGCTGCAATGCCAAGGGCTGCAAGCGCAAGGAGCTCATCCCAGTGACCTGTTCGCAGTGCCGCCTGAACTTTTGCCTGCGTCATCGCCACACCAGCGACCACGACTGCAAGCCAATGCCAGCACCTTCGACATCGTCGGCCAGTGGGGGATGGCAGTCCACATTCAAGAACTCAGACTCCCGATCCATGGCTGCCCAGGCGGCCGAGAGACGCAGGCAGAGCAagcccaccagcagcagcaccagcaataCCAATTCCAGACCTCGACCTGTGCAGGCCACACAAGTACAAAACATTCAGGGCAATATGGTGAGTTGGCAAGCTGGTCTTAACTTGGTACTATAGTTAGGGAATGAAGGGAAGAGTAGCTGAATGATTCATAAGTCTATTAATAGAAGCATGTTAAACATATCTAGACCGTTCTAGACTTTTATCAAACTTCACTACATGATTTAAATACTTGCAGAGCGAAGACGAGGCGCTGGCACGAGCCCTAGCCTTATCAATCATGGAGCAGGATGACGCGGCGGAAGGCAACCGCCAACCTCCGGCAACAAACAACGCCCAGCAGGTGACTGTGGGCGGGGGTAACAATCAGCAGGGAAATGCCAAGGACAAGTGCCTACTGTCCTAGTTCTCAGAAGGCAGCGCAGCCAGCTCTCAACATATCCATCACTTGACCAGCAGCTAGAAATCTGCCCAACTACTAGATGTTAATGAAACTCCGTTATCGTAACTATATGTTGGTAATTTACTTCGACTTCGTCACATTCTTCGTGCTttagcaaaaataaatcaatgtTAATTCTACATTTGGAAAGCATAGATAGTTATAAACACGGCTCGTTAAAGGAAAATAAGGGAATCGACCCTATTGCAAACAGATCTTACTCAGATAAATATGATACAAGGCTTAGCTACATAAATAGATACACGTTTATAGTTATACAGATACATTGCAAATTATTCGGTGCTGGCCTGCGTTTGCGTTTCCGCCACTTGCTCCTCCACGATCTTGGCCGGGGGCGTAACTTCCGCGGGAGCCacttctttttggccagccgCTTCTTCAGCCTTCGGCTCCTCCACCAGCTCAGATTTATTGGATAGCGTGCTTAACTTTCTGCCCACCGTGGAACCTTCCACCGATGACGAGGTGCTAATTTTgcgcgctgctgctgcaaaacTGGCGACTCCCTCGGCGGCCAAAATACTGGCACTGGATAAGAGTATGGACACTTGCTCCGCCGACGGACAACTCGTGATGATCATATCATCTGTGGAGTAACCATTGGTGGTCAGCAGTTGTTCTAGCTTCACAAACGATTGAATGATGTTGTTCTGCATGGAAATATAGAGATGGATTAATCATACTTCGTGAGCAAACGCTGTGAATGCTTACTCGGATCGGTCTAAAGATGATGAACTCTGTATCACGATTGCTTAGGTAGAGCTGCATGGAACGCTGCAGCACCGCCAACTTGGCCTTGATCAGGCGCTGAGTCTCCTGGATTATACTGCTGATCTGCTGCGGACTGGCCCACGGACTTTGCCTAAGAACGTAACTGGCTTTCGTCGACTCCGGCGATTGGGGCGTGGCTGGATTGGATTGCGCCAACAGACTCTGCGCTTTCTCCAGGAATGTGACGAGAGGGCCCACCAGCATGTGAACCGCATCCTTGATGTACTTCTCGCACACGGACTTTAGCTGACGGTCCACTTCCTTGCGAGAGTCGAGCAAATGCTCCTTGATCTGGGGCGTGCCCTCCAGAAGGAATTCCAGCAGAGCATTATTGCTGCCCATCGAAAAGAGCTGTTTGCGCTTCTGCAGCAGACCAAAGGCTGCCGTCTTCACCTTGCTAAAGTCCAACGACGTTTCCTTCACTGTAAAGTCCACACGAAACGGTGCAATCTGTTCCCGCAGAATAAGGAGATGCTTGATTTCGAAGAGTTCGCCGTCAATCGGCGTCTTATTGGCTGAAATCTTGCCCGCCGCATGAGAAACACTCTGGATGCACAGCTTGAGCGCTTCCTGGGAGAGTCCTTGGAAAATGGGTCGATCCACGCAGCGGTAAAGCCTTGAAAGACACACCAATGTACGGCGCACGGTGGGATACCACATGCCATGCAGATCGGCCGGGGAATCTATATAGTTCAAGTGTTAGTTTTCCTTCTGACTGAAAGGCTTCATAATCTTACTCATTTGCTTCACCGTGTAGGCAGTGGCCACGCTTTCCGTCTCCACAGCACTCGAGACACTGGATATCATGGAGTTGCGAGAATCGGAGCGACGCAAAGGGGCGGGTTCTTGCAGGGACAAGGCAATACTCTGAAATCAAGTATTTAGATTTTAGTTTTCAATCAGTTTAAATCTTCCCAAGCCACTCACCTCCATCATTTCCAACTTCTCCGGATAGGCCAAATCTCCCGATGAGGGATTAAAGTTCTGAATGTCCGACTGCAGGTATAGATGCGCTCGAAAGACCAAACGCTCCTGCACATCCTGCAGCAATTGGTGAGCGATGGTGGCAAAGGCCTCCAGTGCAACAGCTGATAGATACAAGCACAATAAATGGGGTTTGATTAGAACAGTAATATGTACACCTACGGTTCTGCTGGACATGTTCCTCCAGCATTTCAATCCGTAGAATGGAGCAGATCTCCGCCAGCGTTTCCAAGTGattaatatgtataataaagGGTCGCATGGTATCGTACAGAATGGTGCACAAGCCCTCCAGATAAACCCTGCGTTGAAAAATGAGATCAATCCTTGTTTGCAATTAGATGTAAGCATATGTCTTACGTCAGGTGTGGCGCTCCTGTGCTGAAGAACTGGTAGAACAAACGCTGTTCGTCTTGGCAAACGTGCACCAAAAAGGCGCAGGCGCTTCGGGTGAGAGAGCAGTGATCCCCTTTATGGGCCACCTTAACGTTTTGTATGGACAGATTCACCGCCGGCGACATAACGCTGGCCCGCTGAGACAAGTAGTGCTGCTGTAGGTCCGCCATCAACTGGGCGTAGTCCTGGCTGTGCTCCGACCGAGCCTCAATCAATTGGGCAACCCGCTTCACCTTCGCCGCGGCCGTTTGATATTTCCCGTAGTAGAGAGCAAACGCGGCATCTGGTGCCTTGAGGGCAGTGGAGGCATCCGGCACATTGTTCTTGGGATGTAGTGTGGCCTCGGTGGCCTGGTTTATCACGCTCGTTACGTAGTTGCGCACCAGACCCGAGGCTTTGGCCAGGCACTGCCTGTACTTCACATTGTAGGCGGCCGCGTCCTTGAATTTGGGCTGTCAATGAAGGCAATTAGTACATGGATGACGGTAGGTAAAGAACAAAGCTCACATTCTCCTCAATGTAGTTTAGGCATTCGTCGATCTTGTTGAGGCACTCACGGAACGCTTCGCTAGCCACCGAAAGCGTGGGGCTCTGAAGTCGCTGGTTGAGCAACTCCACTTGGCTAAAGTAGTGCAGACGGCGTTGAATCTCGTTACTCAGCTCCTGCAGCCtctcctgctcctcgatcAACTGCTCGCTGGCCGTATTTAGAGCGCTTGTCTTCTGCGACACAAAGTCGTACTCGTCGCACAGGGCGCCCAGGCGCTCCATGGCCCCAGCGATCTGGTCCAGCATGTGGGAGCACTCCGCCTtgcgctgctccagctgctgcaggTATTTGTGGTAATCGGCATCGCCACGTTGCTCGATCTCGGCGCTGACGTCCGCGAACCAGAGCAGAAACTCATTGGTGTTCTGGAGTCCCTCCTCAGGTAGCTTAATGTCATCGCCGCTTTGCAAGGGAGTGACTGCCGGTAAATCGCTGGAACCCGTAGGGGTGGGCGTAGTCGGTACCGGTGCCTACAAAAGATTCGGTTAGCAAATCTCTGATTGCCAATCGAGGAGGATATCCACTCACCGATGGTCCGTTGTCGCGCCACAGATTGGTCAGGACGTCCAGGTGCTCCTCTTGCTGGATACTCAGAGCAGCCAGCGGGTCCGTTTTGGACTCCCATTGCATCAGGCGGTTGCGAATCTTCCGCAAATTCTCATTCTCGCTCTGAATTCGTTCGACGTCATCCATTTTTCTGCGGCGGATTTGGAAACAATCAATCAGCTGTTCAGAGATGGCAGCTCTGCGCCTTCCAGCGATGCTCAGCTGTGCAGGAAAACCTAGCTAGAATTAAGAGTATAGCTAAGGGTAAATGGATTTCATTAATATAAGTCAAGTTGCCTAGTTCTTAATGACATCATTTAAATTCCCTTATTTCATATGTTATGTGATACTTTACTTTGGATTTAATAATTAAGCTCGCCCGTTTCTTACTcataattatttcattaattgcTGTCCGTTAAGCTTGGCCACAATTCAGCCCAGCTTTCACCACTGACTAAACGTTTTCCAACACTGTTCTCTCAATAAATAAAGTTCTGTTCTTCActgtttttattgaattttaattagtttttccGGGTAATACAGCATACGATGGCGCCGCAGCCGGTGGTAACGGGGCTATCTCCGAAGGAGGGTCCTCCTGGCACCCGCGTCATCATACGCGGCGAGTTTCTGGGCACCCGAGTGCAAGATCTGATTGGTAGGCGTAGTCTGGCCCAAATATGTAGCTTCTGTTTTCTGATGACTTTCCCTTTACCACGAAAATGTAAGGTCTGAAAATCTGCGGTTCCGATTGCCTGCTGTCGGCGGAGTGGAAGTCGCCCAATAAAATCATTGCACGCACTGGTCCGGCGAAGGGAAAGGGCGACATCATAGTAACCACTTTGAGCGGCGGAGTGGGCACGTCCACGGTTCAGTTCCGTGCCTACCACGAGACCATTGGTCCGCTCAAGGAGTCCGCCGTGTGGATCGAGGAATCGCCCTCGCAGAATTTCGCATGGGGTCGACGCACCCTGGCCCAATCCGGACTGACGCAGGAGGATCCTCTGGGGCTGTCCATCGAGGGTAACGAGCAGAAGATTCCCGAGGACTTGCGGGATCTGTTTCCCGAAGCCTGCGGGGATCTGTCACAGGAGCACTTCTCACCGGCCTGGTTCCTGCTGGAGAATCACCTGGCCACCTCCTTTGAGGATCTCAAGGCAGGTCTGTCCTACTTGAAGCGCAAAGTGGAGAGCCAGAAGGAAGGTCAGTTGTCCTTTCTCAAGTCCAACGCAGGATCGGTAATTGATCAGCTAGATACGCTGATGAACATCCGGGACAAGCTGCAGGAGGATGTCAAGCTGCACGGCAATGAGACCCTTAATATCTTGGAAACATCTATAGAAAGTGAGTTGTGTTCTATATATAGCGAAATCCAATTCTAATGTTTCTCTGCTTGCAGACTCCATTAGCGAGTCGCAAAAGATATTCACGGATGTGCTGGTGCGCAAGGAGAAGGCGGATTCCACGCGCTCCGTTCTGTTCGCTCTGTCGCGGCACAAGTTCCTCTTTTGTCTGCCCAATTCGGTGGACCGACGTGCCAAGGCGGGTGAATACGACATTGTGGTTAATGACTACTCGCGCGCCAAGAATCTCTTTGGCAAGACGGAGATTCCCATCTTTCGCAAGGTGCTCGAGGAGGTCGACCAAAGGATTCTCTCCATAAGGAAGCAGCTGCACGAGAAGGTGGTCAAGATGCCACAGAGCGtggagcagcagaagaagcTTATCAAGGCCCTGATCAGTTTGGAACTGCAGCAGAGCGGTACGCCCATTGGCGATAAACTGC from Drosophila yakuba strain Tai18E2 chromosome 2L, Prin_Dyak_Tai18E2_2.1, whole genome shotgun sequence includes these protein-coding regions:
- the LOC6526723 gene encoding conserved oligomeric Golgi complex subunit 3, producing MDDVERIQSENENLRKIRNRLMQWESKTDPLAALSIQQEEHLDVLTNLWRDNGPSAPVPTTPTPTGSSDLPAVTPLQSGDDIKLPEEGLQNTNEFLLWFADVSAEIEQRGDADYHKYLQQLEQRKAECSHMLDQIAGAMERLGALCDEYDFVSQKTSALNTASEQLIEEQERLQELSNEIQRRLHYFSQVELLNQRLQSPTLSVASEAFRECLNKIDECLNYIEENPKFKDAAAYNVKYRQCLAKASGLVRNYVTSVINQATEATLHPKNNVPDASTALKAPDAAFALYYGKYQTAAAKVKRVAQLIEARSEHSQDYAQLMADLQQHYLSQRASVMSPAVNLSIQNVKVAHKGDHCSLTRSACAFLVHVCQDEQRLFYQFFSTGAPHLTVYLEGLCTILYDTMRPFIIHINHLETLAEICSILRIEMLEEHVQQNPVALEAFATIAHQLLQDVQERLVFRAHLYLQSDIQNFNPSSGDLAYPEKLEMMESIALSLQEPAPLRRSDSRNSMISSVSSAVETESVATAYTVKQMNSPADLHGMWYPTVRRTLVCLSRLYRCVDRPIFQGLSQEALKLCIQSVSHAAGKISANKTPIDGELFEIKHLLILREQIAPFRVDFTVKETSLDFSKVKTAAFGLLQKRKQLFSMGSNNALLEFLLEGTPQIKEHLLDSRKEVDRQLKSVCEKYIKDAVHMLVGPLVTFLEKAQSLLAQSNPATPQSPESTKASYVLRQSPWASPQQISSIIQETQRLIKAKLAVLQRSMQLYLSNRDTEFIIFRPIRNNIIQSFVKLEQLLTTNGYSTDDMIITSCPSAEQVSILLSSASILAAEGVASFAAAARKISTSSSVEGSTVGRKLSTLSNKSELVEEPKAEEAAGQKEVAPAEVTPPAKIVEEQVAETQTQASTE
- the LOC6526722 gene encoding AN1-type zinc finger protein 2A; its protein translation is MEFPHLGQHCSEATCNRLDFLPVKCDSCDKVFCASHYSYDRHSCPGAYKKNVQVPVCPLCREPVPTPPGVEPDVTVGQHIDQQCKSESKKIYTNRCNAKGCKRKELIPVTCSQCRLNFCLRHRHTSDHDCKPMPAPSTSSASGGWQSTFKNSDSRSMAAQAAERRRQSKPTSSSTSNTNSRPRPVQATQVQNIQGNMSEDEALARALALSIMEQDDAAEGNRQPPATNNAQQVTVGGGNNQQGNAKDKCLLS